GGCTGTTGACACCCGTCGAACCGTCTTTTTCGAACCCCGCAATCCAGTCCGGGTAATACTTTCCGTCCCGATGATAGAGGCCTCGCAGGCGGTCGGTCGGCGGCAGTGCCTGGCCGAAATGCCGTGACGACTCGGTGTACGGCATATGGCCGGTCTGATCGAGCACGGTAAACGGATTGGCGGTCAGCAGGGTCCACAGCCCGCCGAGTTGAACGATGTCCTGCGCCGTGCGGACGTCCCAGGAGATGATCGCCGCCATCGCCTGGAAGATCGGATCGGTGATGTAGCCGTGGTGGTCGACGGGCAGTGCGATAACCGTCTTTTCAAGAATCTGATCGGCAAAGACGACACCGATGGCGAACGTCTCGTTGGAGGCGTACTTGCCCTTCATCACGTCGATCAGGGCATTGGCCTCAAAGGGGAAATAACCATGCACGGTGAGAAACTTCTCCCGGAACGCCTCGCAAGGAAAAAGTTCGGCCAGTTCGCTGGTCGTGTGCGACGAAGTGTTCGAAAAGATGGCGGCGATTTTCTCGGGATCGAGGACTTTCGTGAGCGCTTCGAAGATGTTTGATTTAATGTCGGCTCGTTCCGTGGCCACCTCCCAGACAATGTCGGCGTCCCGGAGAGCAGCGTAGTCCTGGGTGAAGGCGGTTCGCGCCGCCAGGGCCTTGGCGTCCTCCGGGCGAATCCGATTCTGCTGCTCCTGTTGGCCCACGAATGCTTCGAGCCGTGTTTGGGCCCGTTCGAGGGCTGCGGGCTGGACATCGAGCAGAGTGATCTGGTAATCCGTTTTCTGGAGCAGATCGATGGCAATGCCCTGGCCCATCGTGCCGGCGCCGATGATCGCCACGCGGCGGATTTCGTTGATACGGCGAACTGCCGATTCAATCGACTTGTCTCCGAATGAGAATGCTCGCTTCATGACAAACCACCCTTCAACGACCTCTGATCAGGTCATCTCCGTGTCGCGGATGATGACCGCGATACCCTGCCCACCGCCGATGCACGCCGAGGCACAGCCATAATGCACGGTTCGTCGCTGCATCTCGTACATCAGGTCCACGAGCAGGCGGGCGCCGGTCGCGGCCAGCGGATGGCCGATGGCGATTGCGCCACCGTTTACATTCACGATTTCGCGGTCCAAATCCAGCTCCTTCTCGACGCCCAGAGACTGCGCTGCAAAGGCCTCGTTGATTTCCCACAGGCCGATGTCCTTTTTCTCAATTCCCGCGCGGGTCAATGCCTGTTGAACTGCGGGCACCGGGCCACGGCCCATCACGCGAGGATCAACACCGCACACGCCGCAACCGGCGATCGCGTAGCGCCCCGACAACCCCAAGGCGTCGGCCCGCGTCCGGTCGGTCAGGATCACCGCTGCTGCGCCGTCGCTGATCTCGCTGGCGTTACCGGGCGACACGAGCTTGTTGGGTGTAAGCCCCGGCAGCCTGGCCAAGACGTCCACTGAAGTCTGGCGAACACATTCGTCCCGGGCCAGGTGAATGGGTCGCCCAACCGGGTCCTTCGTCTCGACCGCGAACATGCCACGGAGTAAATCACCGCCGTTGAAGCAGCTACGGCGATATGCGGCTCGCGCCTTTTCGTGAGACAGATCGGCGTATCGATCGCATTCCTCGCGCGTGACGCCCATTCGCGCGCCGTATTCGTCGGCAGTCAGCATCATGCTGGTGCGAGCCAGGTCATGATTGAGTGAGGTGAGCATGGCGTCCTCGACGCAACCTCCCTCGGTAAATTCCCAGAACGCCGAGCGCGATCGTCGCGAACGGACGATTTGTGGAACGCGCGACATCGTTTCGGCGCCGACGCAAAGCACCGTCCGGGCGCTGTCCAGGTGGTCCGGCAGAAGAATCTGGTGACAGCCGGTAACGATGGTTTGGAGACCCGATCCGCAGATCCGCTGGACCATGAGGGCCGGGATTTCGACGTTCAAATGGCATCGCAGTGCGACATTTCGTGGAAAGTAAATGTCTTGCATGCCGGGGGCGGTCATTTGATAGACGTTGGCGCCGACCGCTGCATCGATCCTGTCCCGCGCAATACCGCTTCGTCGAATGGCCTCTTCGGCGGCGAGTACCGCAAGGTCCTCCGCGGCGCAGCTTGCCAGCGTGCCGCACTTGACGCCGATGGGCGTGCGTGCGGCGCCGACGATGACGACTTCTTCATGACCGTTACGCGACACCGGCACAGGTCCTCCGAGTCTCGGGTTGGGGTACGTCAATCACACCCTCGGGCGGGTCAGCCGAAAACATCGCCTCGATCTGTCGTTGGTAGTTGTTCAAGATGACTTTACGGACCAGTTTTCCTGACGGCGTCAGTTCGCCCTGATCCAGAGAAGGTTCGTGGTTGGCGACAATGGCGCGGCGAACGCGCTGGTACTTAACTTCAATCAGGGAATTCAGGCGGGCGAGTTCGTTGGCCATCAATTCGCGGAAGGCGGAATGGTCGGTCAACTCTCCGGTAGAAAGACCCCGTTGGGCCGCCCAGGATTGCACCTTTGACCAGTTCGGATAGAGGATGGCGCCGACGAAGTCCCTTCCCGAACCGATCACCACCGCACAGTTGATATACGGCGATTCGTTGACCAGCACCGACTCAATCCGTTGCGGATGCACCTTCTCGCCGGTCGTCAGCTTGAAGGCGCCATCCTTGCGGCCAAAGAGGTGCAGGCCTTCGGGCGTGAACTCGCCCAGGTCGCCGGTATGGAACCAGCCATCCTCGTCGATGGCGCGGCTGGTGGCGTCTTCGTCGTCGAGATAGCCCAGCATCACATTCGGCCCCTGGACCATCAGCTCCTGGTCACTGCCCACGCGCACGCGCACGCCCGGTATGGGCTGGCCGACGAATCCGCACCTGCGGGGCAAGTCCGGAGTGGAAAGCGTCACACAAGGCGAATTCTCCGTGAGTCCCCATCCCTCCAGGACTGGCACGTTGCGCTGACGGTAGGCTGCATCCACGGTGGTCGGCAACGGCGCCCCGGCGGTGAACACGAATCGCAGGCGCGCTCCGAAGACGATTTGTTCAGCCGCGGCGTCTTCTTGACAGCGCGTCATAATCATGTCGTGAACGCGCGGAACGCTGCAAAATATCGTTGGCGAGAAGACCTTCCAGTTGGCGATCAAACGGTCTATGTCGCGGCCGCGGGAGTCATCAAGGCAAATTTCCGTGCCATGATAAAGCGTCAGAAATCGCTCGAAGAGGCCCCCGAAGCTGTGATGCCAAGGCAGGAAACTCATCAGCACGTCGTTGGGGCATAAATCCCAAATGAGCGCCAGGGCTTTCTGTTGGGAAATGAGACTGCGGTGACAGAGTTGGACACCCTTGGGTGGACCCGTCGTTCCGGACGTATACATGATGATGCACAAATCGTCCGGACAGACGGAGTCGATCCTTTCGTTCAGCCGATCGGCGGCTGCGCCTCCATCCATGAGCAACTCCGCGAAATCCAGCGCGCCCCACTCCGCACTACGACGATCGAAGTCCATGCAGTAGTACCGCTCGATCCAGGGATACAAAGAGCGATCGATCTTCTCAAGCTGGTGGTGGCCCGAGACAACCACATACCGCGGCCGTGCATGGCCCAGCACATACGCCACCTGCGCCTGAGGATAGCCCGCGAACACGGGAACGCTGACCGCGCCGATGGTCGCCGCCGCCAGTTCGAAGAGATACATCTCGACGCGGTTCTCGGAAATCATTCCGATGCGGTCGCCCCGTCGAACGCCTAGGTCGATCAAATGGCTGGCGATCCGGAAAACCCGATCGGCGAACTCCATTCGCGTGATCGACTTAACTTGCTCGCCCTCTCGATACCGCAAGTACACTCGGTCGGCCCATTTCCGCGAAGTCTCCCGCAACACGACTCCGAGAGACGGCTCGTATTCACCGAGGGGAATCGGATGACTATGTTCCTCACCGACCCGACGGATTCCGATCTGTTCATCAAGCCCGCGCGGCGTCGTTTGACAATAGGCCAGGCAGGAATCACGGAGCAGACTTTGGGTGAGCGTGAATCGCTCTTCCGGCGGCTTGAACGTGAAATCCGTGCTCATGGGATCGATGCCGCTGCGGCGGCGGACCAGATGCGACGCCGCGAAGTAGATGATGTTCGTCGCCAATTCCTTGATATGCGAGCAGCCGGCGCGGCCGCCGACGCGCTTGGCGATTTCGTTCAGCACGCCGCGTTCGATACGCAGGCCGACGAGCCGCTCGGCGACGGCCTCGACCTCGCGGCAGACGGGAAACGGCACGCGGATCATGTCGAGCCGGCTGCGAGTGATCTGCTCGTCGGGCAGGTAGACGTTGAACTCCAACTTCACGAGGTGCTCGTCGTCGAGCATGGTGCCGATCAGGTTCACGTTGTCGGGACCCGCATCGTAAAGTTCGACCGTGAAATTCCGTTGTGCGATGAGCTTCATGTTTCGCGCCCTTGAACCGCCCAGAGATGACTTTTGATCGCGATACCGAATGGCCCGCGCCATCGACTCCTGAACCTGATGACCCAGCGCCTTGAACAGCTTTTCCTCGACAAGGAGCCCGGCCTTGGCGGCGTAGCGGCCGAGCGGCGTCAGGATCCATTCCTCGTTGGAGAACAACCGCACGCTGTTCAGCCCGCGGGTCAACGCGTCGCGAAACTGTTTGACCGAGCTGGTGACATGATTGGCGTGCGCCAGGATCGTCGCGCGGTGTACGGCCCATATCTCGTCGTACGTCGCAACGGGCGGATAGGCGCCGACGGCCCGGCCCACGTCGAAGACCGCCCGCGTAACGCGATCGACGAACTCGGCCTTGCTCTCGTCCTTGCAGAGGTCGCCCATCCGCAGGTCGATCAACTCGCCGTCGGACTTCACCATGTGGATCAGCCCACCGACGTTCAGCACGATCGAGATCATGGCCTTATCGAACTCGATGCGCGTGGCCGGCACACCACGGATGTGCTGGGCTGGATAGTCGTGGGCCGCCAGGATGACTTCGATCCGGGCTCGCTCGTCCTCGCCGCCGCCGGCGAACAGCAGAGTGCCTTTGCGCTCCAGGATGTAGACGGTGTCCGGCCCGCTGCCGCGCCGCCCCCCGGCCTGGAGCGAGACGCCGCGCACCACTCGATCGAGCAGCGCGGCGACCATCTCTTCCGTCAACTCGGGCAGCCGCCGCATCAGGAGCGATTCGTGCAGTTGGTCCTCGTAGGTGTGCAGCGTTTGCTCCGCCAGGACGCCGTTGGGCAGGACCAACGCGATCGGCACGCGGGCGCGGATATCCGCGACGCTGCGAAGCCGCCCGCGCCCCGCGAGGTTCTCCAGAAACTGCGTCAGCATCCCGGTAAAAAGCGGGAGCTGGTCGGGATTACAGCAGACGAAAAGCAGCTCCGGCAGCCGCCCCAGCGCGTCGGCCTCAAGCACGTTGGAAAAGACGCGATTCCGCAGTCCCACCGCCCGCAGCGCCCCTTGCTCGTCCAATTGCAGACTGCCCGACTTCTTGAGCAGCTCGGTGATGCCGTCGGCGTTGTGCCCGATGAAACAATTTGCCTGTGCGTGAACGAAGAACCCGACGCCCAGCGCTCCGGGCGGGTGCACGCCGATGTGTCCTTCACACAACATGGTTGGACACCCTCCTGGACATTGCGAACTCCCGGGCCAGCAGAGCTCCGCCGTATGCGCCCGCATGTTGCGGCAGCGGCGGTCGAAGCACCGGCCGCTTCAGAACTTCCTCCAGCGCCCGTACCATCGCCCGGCAGTACGTCACGACGCCGCCCGTGGCCGCGACGGGACCGCCGCAAAACGGAAACATCTCAAACACGCGCGAGGCAATGGATCGAAAAAGCCCCATGGAAATGTCCTGCGGCGGCTGGCCGTCCTTGATGCGTTCAAGCACCTCTGTCCCGGCGAATACCGTGCAATAGCTGTTGACCACGGTGGCGGATGTCGATTGCATCGCCAGTTCGTCCACGTCGGTGAGCGGCATGCCCAGACGAAGGGCGATCGACTCCAAAAAAGCTCCCGTACCTGCGGCGCATTTGGCGTTCATTCGGTAGTCGGCCATCTTGCCATGCGGATCGACCCGGATGACCTTGGTGTCCTGACCGCCGATATCGACGATGTACTCAACCTCGGGATACCACTGCATCGCCCCGCGGGCATGGCAGGTGATCTCCGTAATCTTCCGGTCGGAAAAGGCCACACGACCTCGGCCGTAGCCGGTCGAGACGCAGAAGGCGATGTCCGCGCGGGATTGCCCGGCTTGCTCCAGCGCCTGCGTCAATACGCGCTCGGCGGCGGCGCTGTAATCGAAGCCGGAGGACGTGACGCCGGTGCTTAACAGGTTGCCCTCGATGTCGACCACCACGCACTTGGTCGCCGACGATCCAGCATCGATCCCGACATAGAGGGAACCGTTCATCACTTGCGGCTCTCCAACTGTTCCATAAAGGCCTCGAGGTTGGTCATGGTTTGCGCCGTGGAAAAGAAGCGCACGTCTGATAGGTCGCCGTCGAAGACCAGCACCGGCATGTCCAACTCGTCGCGGATGCGCCGAGTCATGCCGAAGCGGGAGTTCGTGTTGTTCGGACATGTCCGGGCGTTGTGGAAGATCGCCCCGTGGATGTCGAACCGATCAAACATCTCCGCGAGGAACGCCTGTTTGTATTCCTCGTCTCGATTGATGAAGATCTCGATGCTGGTGCGGGCCATCCAATCCAGCGGGTCCCCGCCTTCATA
This genomic stretch from Planctomycetia bacterium harbors:
- a CDS encoding thiolase family protein, which encodes MSRNGHEEVVIVGAARTPIGVKCGTLASCAAEDLAVLAAEEAIRRSGIARDRIDAAVGANVYQMTAPGMQDIYFPRNVALRCHLNVEIPALMVQRICGSGLQTIVTGCHQILLPDHLDSARTVLCVGAETMSRVPQIVRSRRSRSAFWEFTEGGCVEDAMLTSLNHDLARTSMMLTADEYGARMGVTREECDRYADLSHEKARAAYRRSCFNGGDLLRGMFAVETKDPVGRPIHLARDECVRQTSVDVLARLPGLTPNKLVSPGNASEISDGAAAVILTDRTRADALGLSGRYAIAGCGVCGVDPRVMGRGPVPAVQQALTRAGIEKKDIGLWEINEAFAAQSLGVEKELDLDREIVNVNGGAIAIGHPLAATGARLLVDLMYEMQRRTVHYGCASACIGGGQGIAVIIRDTEMT
- a CDS encoding AMP-binding protein, whose product is MLCEGHIGVHPPGALGVGFFVHAQANCFIGHNADGITELLKKSGSLQLDEQGALRAVGLRNRVFSNVLEADALGRLPELLFVCCNPDQLPLFTGMLTQFLENLAGRGRLRSVADIRARVPIALVLPNGVLAEQTLHTYEDQLHESLLMRRLPELTEEMVAALLDRVVRGVSLQAGGRRGSGPDTVYILERKGTLLFAGGGEDERARIEVILAAHDYPAQHIRGVPATRIEFDKAMISIVLNVGGLIHMVKSDGELIDLRMGDLCKDESKAEFVDRVTRAVFDVGRAVGAYPPVATYDEIWAVHRATILAHANHVTSSVKQFRDALTRGLNSVRLFSNEEWILTPLGRYAAKAGLLVEEKLFKALGHQVQESMARAIRYRDQKSSLGGSRARNMKLIAQRNFTVELYDAGPDNVNLIGTMLDDEHLVKLEFNVYLPDEQITRSRLDMIRVPFPVCREVEAVAERLVGLRIERGVLNEIAKRVGGRAGCSHIKELATNIIYFAASHLVRRRSGIDPMSTDFTFKPPEERFTLTQSLLRDSCLAYCQTTPRGLDEQIGIRRVGEEHSHPIPLGEYEPSLGVVLRETSRKWADRVYLRYREGEQVKSITRMEFADRVFRIASHLIDLGVRRGDRIGMISENRVEMYLFELAAATIGAVSVPVFAGYPQAQVAYVLGHARPRYVVVSGHHQLEKIDRSLYPWIERYYCMDFDRRSAEWGALDFAELLMDGGAAADRLNERIDSVCPDDLCIIMYTSGTTGPPKGVQLCHRSLISQQKALALIWDLCPNDVLMSFLPWHHSFGGLFERFLTLYHGTEICLDDSRGRDIDRLIANWKVFSPTIFCSVPRVHDMIMTRCQEDAAAEQIVFGARLRFVFTAGAPLPTTVDAAYRQRNVPVLEGWGLTENSPCVTLSTPDLPRRCGFVGQPIPGVRVRVGSDQELMVQGPNVMLGYLDDEDATSRAIDEDGWFHTGDLGEFTPEGLHLFGRKDGAFKLTTGEKVHPQRIESVLVNESPYINCAVVIGSGRDFVGAILYPNWSKVQSWAAQRGLSTGELTDHSAFRELMANELARLNSLIEVKYQRVRRAIVANHEPSLDQGELTPSGKLVRKVILNNYQRQIEAMFSADPPEGVIDVPQPETRRTCAGVA
- a CDS encoding ATPase, which codes for MMNGSLYVGIDAGSSATKCVVVDIEGNLLSTGVTSSGFDYSAAAERVLTQALEQAGQSRADIAFCVSTGYGRGRVAFSDRKITEITCHARGAMQWYPEVEYIVDIGGQDTKVIRVDPHGKMADYRMNAKCAAGTGAFLESIALRLGMPLTDVDELAMQSTSATVVNSYCTVFAGTEVLERIKDGQPPQDISMGLFRSIASRVFEMFPFCGGPVAATGGVVTYCRAMVRALEEVLKRPVLRPPLPQHAGAYGGALLAREFAMSRRVSNHVV